In Streptomyces sp. NBC_00483, a single window of DNA contains:
- a CDS encoding SAM-dependent methyltransferase has product MQNAAQRLKNVAEQLFGVELPVRLRAWDGSEAGPPDAPVLIVRNRRALRRLLWKPGELGLARAWVAGELDVEGDLYAVLDRMSGLIWERDPDEGDGESKSLAQALKDPKVRAAAKELVKLAGAPLPPAPPPEEMRRGGRLHLHTKGSDKQAISHHYDVGNDFYELVLGPSMVYSCAYWESPEAGLESAQRDKLELISRKLALKPGMRLLDVGCGWGSMAIHAAREHGVSVVGVTLSQEQAAYARKRVADEGLTDRVEIRVQDYRDVRDGPYDAISSIGMAEHVGSERYLEYASDLYALLKSGGRLLNHQIARRPQRDESEYEVDEFIDAYVFPDGELAPVGSTTGQLERAGFEVRDVEAIREHYALTLRQWVRNLEARWSEALKLVSPGRARVWRLYMAASALSFERNHIGVNQILAVKTPESGASGTPLRARTWNIVS; this is encoded by the coding sequence ATGCAGAACGCCGCACAGCGGCTGAAGAATGTCGCCGAGCAGTTGTTCGGCGTCGAACTCCCGGTGCGCCTGCGCGCCTGGGACGGCTCGGAGGCAGGTCCTCCGGACGCCCCCGTGCTCATCGTCCGGAACCGTCGCGCGCTGCGCCGACTGCTCTGGAAACCGGGAGAGCTGGGTCTTGCCAGGGCCTGGGTGGCCGGTGAACTGGACGTGGAGGGCGACCTCTACGCGGTCCTCGACCGGATGTCAGGCCTCATCTGGGAGCGGGACCCCGACGAGGGCGACGGGGAGTCCAAGAGCCTCGCACAGGCCCTCAAGGACCCCAAGGTGCGCGCCGCGGCCAAGGAGCTGGTGAAGCTCGCGGGCGCCCCGCTGCCGCCCGCCCCGCCGCCCGAGGAGATGCGCAGGGGTGGCCGTCTCCACCTGCACACCAAGGGCAGCGACAAGCAGGCCATCAGCCACCACTACGACGTGGGCAACGACTTCTACGAGCTGGTCCTCGGCCCGTCGATGGTCTACTCGTGCGCCTACTGGGAGTCGCCCGAGGCCGGTCTCGAATCGGCCCAGCGCGACAAGCTGGAGCTGATCTCCCGCAAGCTCGCGCTGAAGCCCGGCATGCGGCTGCTCGACGTGGGCTGCGGCTGGGGTTCCATGGCGATCCACGCCGCGCGTGAGCACGGTGTGAGCGTCGTCGGTGTGACGCTCTCCCAGGAGCAGGCCGCGTACGCCAGGAAGCGGGTCGCCGACGAGGGTCTGACCGACCGCGTCGAGATCCGCGTCCAGGACTACCGCGACGTGCGTGACGGCCCGTACGACGCGATCTCGTCCATCGGTATGGCCGAGCACGTGGGCTCCGAGCGGTACCTGGAGTACGCGTCCGATCTGTACGCCCTCCTCAAGTCCGGCGGGCGGCTGCTCAACCACCAGATCGCGCGGCGGCCGCAGCGGGACGAGTCGGAGTACGAGGTCGACGAGTTCATCGACGCGTACGTCTTCCCGGACGGCGAGCTCGCGCCGGTGGGCTCCACCACCGGGCAGCTCGAGCGGGCCGGATTCGAGGTGCGGGACGTCGAGGCGATCCGCGAGCACTACGCGCTCACGCTGCGCCAGTGGGTCAGGAACCTGGAGGCGCGCTGGTCCGAGGCCCTGAAGCTGGTCAGCCCCGGCAGGGCCCGGGTCTGGCGGCTCTACATGGCCGCGTCCGCGCTCAGTTTCGAGCGCAACCACATCGGGGTCAACCAGATCCTCGCGGTGAAGACGCCGGAGAGCGGGGCGTCGGGGACGCCGCTGCGGGCCCGCACCTGGAACATCGTCAGCTAG
- a CDS encoding Ppx/GppA phosphatase family protein: MTRVAAIDCGTNSIRLLVADANPETGELVDLDRRMTIVRLGQGVDKTGRLAPEALERTFAACREYAEVIKEHGAEKLRFVATSASRDAENRADFVSGVLDILGVEPEVITGDQEATFSFTGATKELTGRADLDKPYLVVDIGGGSTEFVVGDDTVRAARSVDIGCVRMTERHLVAEDGTVSDPPTPAQIEAIRQDIGEALDLVNQTVPLTAARTLVGLAGSVTTVAALALGLAEYDSTAIHHSRISFDKVAELTDWLLTSSHDQRALKPVIHPGRVDVIASGALVLRLIMEWIGAREVVVSEHDILDGIAWSIA; the protein is encoded by the coding sequence ATGACCAGGGTCGCCGCCATCGACTGCGGCACGAACTCGATCCGACTCCTCGTCGCGGACGCCAACCCGGAAACCGGTGAACTCGTCGACCTGGACCGTCGGATGACGATCGTCCGGCTCGGCCAGGGCGTCGACAAGACGGGCCGCCTCGCCCCGGAGGCCCTGGAGCGCACCTTCGCCGCATGCCGCGAGTACGCCGAGGTCATCAAGGAACACGGCGCCGAGAAGCTCCGCTTCGTGGCCACCTCCGCCTCCCGCGACGCCGAGAACCGCGCGGACTTCGTGAGCGGTGTCCTCGACATCCTGGGCGTCGAGCCCGAGGTCATCACCGGTGACCAGGAGGCGACGTTCTCCTTCACGGGTGCGACGAAGGAACTCACGGGCCGGGCGGACCTGGACAAGCCCTACCTGGTCGTGGACATCGGCGGCGGCTCCACCGAGTTCGTCGTCGGCGACGACACCGTGCGCGCCGCCCGTTCCGTGGACATCGGCTGCGTACGGATGACGGAGCGCCACCTCGTGGCCGAGGACGGCACGGTCTCCGACCCGCCGACCCCGGCGCAGATCGAGGCGATCCGCCAGGACATCGGCGAGGCCCTGGACCTGGTCAACCAGACGGTGCCGCTGACCGCGGCCCGCACTCTGGTCGGCCTGGCCGGCTCGGTCACCACGGTGGCCGCCCTGGCCCTCGGCCTGGCCGAGTACGACTCGACGGCGATCCACCACTCCCGGATCTCCTTCGACAAGGTCGCCGAGCTCACCGACTGGCTGCTGACGTCCTCGCACGACCAGCGCGCGCTGAAGCCGGTCATCCACCCCGGCCGGGTCGACGTCATCGCCTCGGGCGCGCTCGTACTGCGCCTGATCATGGAGTGGATCGGGGCACGCGAGGTGGTCGTCAGCGAGCACGACATCCTCGACGGGATCGCCTGGTCCATCGCCTGA
- the eno gene encoding phosphopyruvate hydratase, producing the protein MPSIDVVVAREILDSRGNPTVEVEVGLDDGSTGRAAVPSGASTGAFEAIELRDGDPNRYLGKGVEKAVLAVIEQIGPELVGYDATEQRLIDQAMFDLDATDNKGSLGANAILGVSLAVAHAASEASDLPLFRYLGGPNAHLLPVPMMNILNGGSHADSNVDIQEFMIAPIGAESFSEALRWGAEVYHTLKKVLKSKGLATGLGDEGGFAPNLDSNRAALDLILEAIKEAGYVPGQQIALALDVAASEFYKDGKYQFEGKERSAAEMTEYYEELVSAYPLVSIEDPLYEDDWAGWNVITEKLGDKVQLVGDDLFVTNPERLARGIEENSANALLVKVNQIGSLTETLDAVELAQRNGFKCMMSHRSGETEDVTIADLAVATNCGQIKTGAPARSERVAKYNQLLRIEEILDDAAVYAGRSAFPRFKG; encoded by the coding sequence GTGCCGTCCATCGACGTCGTCGTAGCCCGGGAAATCCTGGACTCCCGAGGCAACCCCACGGTCGAGGTCGAGGTCGGCCTCGACGACGGGAGCACCGGCCGTGCCGCCGTCCCGTCGGGTGCCTCCACCGGTGCCTTCGAGGCCATCGAACTCCGTGACGGTGACCCCAACCGTTACCTCGGCAAGGGTGTCGAGAAGGCCGTCCTCGCCGTCATCGAGCAGATCGGCCCGGAGCTGGTCGGTTACGACGCCACCGAGCAGCGCCTGATCGACCAGGCGATGTTCGACCTGGACGCGACCGACAACAAGGGCTCGCTCGGCGCCAACGCGATCCTCGGCGTCTCGCTCGCCGTCGCGCACGCCGCTTCCGAGGCCTCCGACCTGCCGCTGTTCCGCTACCTCGGTGGTCCGAACGCGCACCTGCTGCCCGTCCCGATGATGAACATCCTGAACGGTGGGTCGCACGCCGACTCCAACGTCGACATCCAGGAGTTCATGATCGCCCCGATCGGCGCGGAGTCCTTCTCCGAGGCCCTTCGCTGGGGCGCCGAGGTCTACCACACGCTGAAGAAGGTCCTGAAGAGCAAGGGCCTGGCCACCGGCCTCGGCGACGAGGGCGGCTTCGCGCCGAACCTCGACTCCAACCGTGCCGCCCTGGACCTCATCCTTGAGGCGATCAAGGAGGCCGGTTACGTTCCCGGCCAGCAGATCGCGCTCGCGCTGGACGTCGCCGCCTCCGAGTTCTACAAGGACGGCAAGTACCAGTTCGAGGGCAAGGAGCGCTCCGCCGCCGAGATGACGGAGTACTACGAGGAGCTCGTCTCCGCGTACCCGCTCGTCTCCATCGAGGACCCGCTGTACGAGGACGACTGGGCCGGCTGGAACGTCATCACCGAGAAGCTGGGCGACAAGGTCCAGCTCGTCGGCGACGACCTCTTCGTCACCAACCCGGAGCGCCTGGCCCGCGGCATCGAGGAGAACTCGGCGAACGCCCTGCTCGTGAAGGTGAACCAGATCGGTTCGCTGACCGAGACCCTGGACGCCGTCGAGCTCGCGCAGCGCAACGGCTTCAAGTGCATGATGTCGCACCGCTCCGGCGAGACCGAGGACGTCACCATCGCCGACCTCGCCGTCGCCACCAACTGCGGCCAGATCAAGACCGGCGCCCCGGCCCGCTCCGAGCGCGTCGCCAAGTACAACCAGCTCCTGCGCATCGAGGAGATCCTGGACGACGCGGCGGTCTACGCCGGCCGTTCGGCCTTCCCGCGCTTCAAGGGCTGA
- a CDS encoding ABC transporter permease yields the protein MFRTALRNVFAHKARLLMTVLAVMLGVAFVSGTLVFTNTISGAMEKSSAKGYSHVDVAVTAQYGEDKGNTVGKEAKLTDATLKAARDTQGAGSAYGVLSGYAAVADQDGKLVGNGFSTKGGNYWGKDDSRYPLKKGTAPHGADQVVLDAKTAQRAGYKVGDQVRMSVDGPVLTPTLTGIFSTDDGNVSAGGSLALFDTPTAQQLFHKPGGYDEIDVTAAAGTSQQQLKSALDKALPTGQTETTTAQQLADDQAKSISNQMSSMKTMLLVFAGISLFVGIFIIANTFTMLVAQRTKELALMRAVGASRRQVTRSVLLEAFVVGAVAAVTGLGVGIGIAAGMRELMGTTGAIIPDGPLVVSVGTVVAALVVGILITMLAAWLPGRRAAKIPPVAAMNAVHAAPTAKSLVLRNTLGALVSAAGVAAVLYATTLSGDSGQAPMGLGAGLLVIGVFILTPLLSRPLIALAAPVLRAFGISGKLARLNSVRNPRRTAATASALMIGLTLITGLTVIAGSVQSAINKMAADSLKADYTVSMANGNQLSPDVVGTLDKTPGVTAVSGLTNSPARIGGDTEFLTGVNGKTITQLAELPLDSGKFTVGGSQVVVDNKTAKDHDWTTGSTFTTHYEDGKRQKLTVAGVYEANEMMRGIMVDTPTLAPHLAKDAGDMQVMVKTSGGASDATQDKLTKALGENPAIKIQDKQDVSNEIAQVFTLMLNMLYGLLAMAVIVAVLGVINTLAMSVFERQQEIGMLRAIGIDRKGIKRMVRLESLVISLFGGVLGIGLGVFFGWAAGQLIGNSMSTYELILPWGRMGIFLALAAVVGILAALWPARRAARLNMLDAIKSE from the coding sequence ATGTTCCGAACCGCCCTGCGCAACGTCTTCGCGCACAAGGCCCGGCTGCTGATGACCGTGCTCGCCGTCATGCTCGGCGTCGCCTTCGTCAGCGGCACCCTCGTCTTCACCAACACCATCTCCGGCGCCATGGAGAAGTCCTCGGCCAAGGGCTACAGCCACGTCGACGTGGCCGTCACCGCCCAGTACGGCGAGGACAAGGGCAACACCGTCGGCAAGGAGGCCAAGCTCACCGACGCCACCCTGAAGGCGGCGCGGGACACCCAGGGCGCAGGCTCCGCGTACGGCGTCCTCAGCGGTTACGCCGCCGTCGCCGACCAGGACGGCAAGCTCGTCGGCAACGGCTTCTCCACCAAGGGCGGCAACTACTGGGGCAAGGACGACTCCCGGTACCCGCTGAAGAAGGGCACCGCCCCGCACGGCGCCGACCAGGTCGTCCTCGACGCGAAGACCGCGCAGCGCGCCGGCTACAAGGTCGGTGACCAGGTGCGGATGTCCGTCGACGGCCCCGTCCTGACCCCGACCCTCACCGGCATCTTCAGCACCGACGACGGCAACGTCTCGGCGGGCGGCTCGCTCGCCCTCTTCGACACCCCGACCGCGCAGCAGCTCTTCCACAAGCCGGGCGGGTACGACGAGATCGACGTGACGGCCGCGGCCGGGACGAGCCAGCAGCAGCTGAAGTCCGCGCTGGACAAGGCGCTGCCCACCGGTCAGACCGAGACCACCACCGCGCAGCAGCTCGCCGACGACCAGGCGAAGTCCATCTCCAACCAGATGAGCTCCATGAAGACGATGCTGCTCGTCTTCGCGGGCATCTCGCTCTTCGTCGGCATCTTCATCATCGCCAACACCTTCACGATGCTGGTCGCCCAGCGCACCAAGGAGCTCGCGCTGATGCGGGCCGTCGGCGCCTCCCGGCGTCAGGTCACCCGCTCCGTGCTCCTGGAGGCGTTCGTGGTGGGCGCGGTCGCCGCCGTGACCGGTCTCGGCGTCGGCATCGGCATCGCCGCGGGCATGCGGGAGCTCATGGGCACGACGGGCGCGATCATCCCGGACGGGCCGCTCGTCGTCTCCGTCGGCACCGTCGTCGCCGCGCTGGTCGTCGGCATCCTGATCACGATGCTGGCCGCCTGGCTGCCGGGCCGCCGCGCCGCGAAGATCCCGCCGGTCGCCGCGATGAACGCGGTGCACGCCGCGCCCACCGCCAAGTCCCTGGTGCTGCGCAACACGCTGGGCGCCCTGGTCTCCGCGGCCGGTGTCGCCGCCGTGCTCTACGCGACGACCCTCAGCGGCGACAGCGGCCAGGCCCCGATGGGGCTCGGCGCCGGGCTCCTGGTCATCGGCGTCTTCATCCTCACGCCGCTGCTCTCCCGCCCGCTGATCGCGCTCGCGGCCCCGGTCCTGCGCGCCTTCGGCATCTCCGGCAAGCTGGCCCGCCTCAACTCGGTGCGCAACCCGCGCCGCACCGCCGCCACCGCGTCGGCGCTGATGATCGGCCTGACCCTGATCACGGGTCTCACGGTGATCGCGGGCAGCGTGCAGTCGGCGATCAACAAGATGGCGGCGGACTCCCTGAAGGCGGACTACACCGTCTCCATGGCGAACGGGAACCAGCTCTCCCCCGACGTCGTAGGGACCCTCGACAAGACGCCCGGTGTCACGGCCGTCAGCGGCCTGACCAACTCGCCCGCCCGCATCGGCGGCGACACCGAGTTCCTGACCGGCGTCAACGGAAAGACGATCACACAGCTCGCCGAACTCCCGCTGGACAGCGGAAAGTTCACGGTCGGCGGCAGCCAGGTCGTCGTCGACAACAAGACCGCGAAGGACCACGACTGGACCACCGGATCGACCTTCACCACGCACTACGAGGACGGCAAGCGGCAGAAGCTGACCGTCGCGGGCGTCTACGAGGCCAACGAGATGATGCGCGGCATCATGGTCGACACTCCGACCCTCGCCCCGCACCTCGCCAAGGACGCCGGTGACATGCAGGTCATGGTGAAGACGTCCGGCGGCGCCTCCGACGCCACGCAGGACAAGCTCACGAAGGCGCTCGGCGAGAACCCGGCGATCAAGATCCAGGACAAGCAGGACGTCTCCAACGAGATCGCCCAGGTCTTCACGCTGATGCTGAACATGCTCTACGGCCTGCTCGCCATGGCGGTCATCGTCGCCGTGCTCGGCGTCATCAACACCCTGGCGATGTCGGTCTTCGAGCGCCAGCAGGAGATCGGGATGCTCCGCGCGATCGGCATCGACCGCAAGGGCATCAAGCGGATGGTCCGCCTGGAGTCCCTGGTGATCTCCCTGTTCGGCGGCGTGCTCGGCATCGGGCTCGGTGTGTTCTTCGGCTGGGCGGCCGGGCAGCTCATCGGCAACTCCATGTCGACGTACGAACTGATCCTGCCCTGGGGCCGGATGGGGATCTTCCTCGCGCTCGCCGCGGTCGTCGGCATCCTGGCGGCCCTGTGGCCGGCCCGCCGCGCGGCCCGTCTGAACATGCTCGACGCCATCAAGTCCGAGTAG
- a CDS encoding 4-hydroxybenzoate 3-monooxygenase codes for MRTTVGIIGAGPAGLLLARLLHNAGIESVVLESRDRAYVEQRQRAGILEQGTVDVLREAGVGARMDREGLPHDGIELRFDRRRHRVDFPALTGGKQVMVYAQTEVCKDLIAAQLADGGPLLFEAEALAVEGADTDSPRVRFRHEGREQTLDCDYVVGCDGFWGVARKAVPEELSRTYERTYPYAWLGILADVAPSHDELIYNRSDRGFALMSMRSPHVTRAYLQVPADTDAESWSDDEIWAELDRRLEVDDPTWRLARGPIMSKSVTPMRSYVHEPMRHGRLFLAGDAAHIVPPTGAKGLNLAVGDVITFARALTTYVEKGDAEALDTYSETCLRRVWQAERFSYAMTTMLHRAPDATAFDDKIQLAQLDRVTTSRAAETDLAEAYTGFPV; via the coding sequence ATGCGCACCACCGTCGGCATCATCGGAGCGGGCCCGGCCGGGCTGCTCCTGGCCAGGCTCCTGCACAACGCCGGCATCGAATCGGTCGTCCTGGAGAGCCGCGATCGCGCCTACGTGGAGCAGCGTCAGCGCGCCGGGATCCTGGAGCAGGGCACCGTCGACGTGCTGCGCGAGGCCGGTGTCGGCGCGCGCATGGACCGCGAGGGCCTGCCGCACGACGGCATCGAGCTGCGCTTCGACCGGCGCCGCCACCGCGTCGACTTCCCCGCCCTGACCGGCGGCAAGCAGGTCATGGTGTACGCGCAGACCGAGGTCTGCAAGGACCTCATCGCGGCCCAACTGGCCGACGGTGGCCCCCTGTTGTTCGAGGCGGAGGCGCTGGCGGTGGAGGGTGCCGACACCGACAGCCCTCGCGTCCGCTTCCGCCACGAGGGCCGCGAGCAGACCCTCGACTGCGACTACGTGGTCGGCTGCGACGGCTTCTGGGGCGTGGCCCGCAAGGCGGTCCCCGAGGAGCTCTCGCGGACGTACGAGCGCACCTACCCGTACGCCTGGCTCGGCATCCTCGCCGATGTGGCGCCCTCCCACGACGAGCTGATCTACAACCGCTCCGACCGCGGCTTCGCCCTCATGTCCATGCGCTCACCGCACGTCACGCGCGCGTACCTCCAGGTTCCGGCGGACACCGACGCCGAGTCCTGGTCCGACGACGAGATCTGGGCCGAACTCGACCGCCGCCTGGAGGTCGACGACCCGACCTGGCGCCTCGCCCGCGGCCCCATCATGTCGAAGTCCGTCACCCCCATGCGGTCGTACGTCCACGAGCCGATGCGGCACGGCCGCCTCTTCCTCGCCGGGGACGCGGCCCACATCGTCCCGCCGACCGGCGCCAAGGGCCTCAACCTCGCCGTCGGCGACGTCATCACCTTCGCCCGCGCCCTCACCACGTACGTGGAGAAGGGCGACGCGGAAGCGCTCGACACGTACTCCGAGACCTGCCTGCGCCGTGTCTGGCAGGCGGAGCGGTTCTCGTACGCGATGACGACCATGCTGCACCGCGCCCCCGACGCCACCGCCTTCGACGACAAGATCCAGCTGGCCCAGCTGGACCGGGTGACCACGTCGAGGGCGGCCGAGACGGATCTTGCCGAGGCGTACACCGGTTTCCCCGTCTGA
- a CDS encoding ABC transporter ATP-binding protein, translated as MTTTPLAGRPTTTAAARATDLSKIYGQGETKVVALDQVSVEFRQAEFTAIMGPSGSGKSTLMHCVAGLDSFSSGSVRIGETELGSLKDKQLTKLRRDKIGFIFQAFNLLPTLTALENITLPMDIAGRKADKQWLENVIQMVGLSGRLGHRPAQLSGGQQQRVAVARALASKPEIIFGDEPTGNLDSRSGAEVLGFLRNSVRELGQTVVMVTHDPVAAAYADRVIFLADGRIVDELRDPSADSVLDRMKRFDAKGRTS; from the coding sequence GTGACCACCACCCCGCTCGCGGGCCGCCCCACCACCACGGCCGCCGCCCGCGCCACGGATCTGTCGAAGATCTACGGACAGGGCGAGACCAAGGTGGTCGCGCTCGACCAGGTCTCCGTCGAGTTCCGGCAGGCCGAGTTCACCGCGATCATGGGCCCGTCCGGTTCCGGCAAGTCGACGCTGATGCACTGCGTCGCCGGCCTCGACTCGTTCTCCTCCGGGTCCGTCCGGATCGGCGAGACCGAGCTGGGGTCCCTGAAGGACAAGCAGCTCACCAAGCTCCGCCGCGACAAGATCGGCTTCATCTTCCAGGCGTTCAACCTGCTGCCGACGCTGACCGCCCTGGAGAACATCACGCTTCCCATGGACATAGCGGGCCGCAAGGCCGACAAGCAGTGGCTGGAGAACGTGATCCAGATGGTGGGGCTCTCCGGGCGCCTCGGGCACCGGCCCGCGCAGCTCTCCGGCGGGCAGCAGCAGCGGGTGGCGGTGGCCCGCGCGCTCGCCTCCAAGCCCGAGATCATCTTCGGTGACGAGCCCACGGGAAACCTGGACTCGCGGTCCGGGGCCGAGGTCCTGGGCTTCCTGCGCAACTCCGTGCGGGAGCTGGGGCAGACCGTGGTCATGGTCACGCACGACCCCGTCGCGGCGGCGTACGCGGACCGGGTGATCTTCCTGGCCGACGGCCGCATCGTCGACGAGCTCCGGGACCCCTCGGCGGACTCGGTCCTTGACCGGATGAAGCGGTTCGACGCCAAGGGCCGGACGAGCTGA
- a CDS encoding NAD(P)/FAD-dependent oxidoreductase, translated as MSTTERPRILIVGGGYVGLYAARRILKKMRYGEATVTVVDPRSYMTYQPFLPETAAGSISPRNVVVPMRRAVPGAEILTGRVTSIDQDRKVASVAPIVGEAYEVPFDYLVIALGAVSRTFPTPGLAEAGIGMKGVEEAVGLRNHVLEQLDKAESTTDEEIRRKALTFVFVGGGFAGAETIGEVEDLARDAAKFYKNVKREDMRFVLVDAADKVLPEVGPELGVYGRKHLESRGIEVYLSTTMPSCVDGHVVLSNGLEVDSNTIVWTAGVKPNPALSRFGLPLGPRGHVDTQATLQVAGSDYIWAAGDNAQVPDLVGRANGNPNAWCPPNAQHAMRQAKVLGDNVVSGMRGFPQGDYKHANKGAVAGLGLHKGVAMIVMGKMKIKLKGRLAWYMHRGYHGLAMPTYNRKIRVIAEWTINMFQKRDITALGALETPREEFYEAAKPAPKPAAEAPKAEEKKDDKVEEKAKAS; from the coding sequence ATGAGCACCACGGAGCGTCCCAGGATCCTCATTGTCGGGGGTGGGTACGTAGGCCTGTACGCGGCGCGGCGCATTCTCAAGAAGATGCGCTACGGCGAAGCGACCGTCACGGTCGTGGACCCGCGCTCGTACATGACGTACCAGCCCTTCCTCCCCGAGACCGCCGCCGGCAGCATCTCGCCGCGCAACGTCGTCGTCCCCATGCGACGCGCTGTGCCGGGCGCCGAGATTCTCACCGGCCGCGTCACCTCCATCGACCAGGACCGCAAGGTCGCCTCCGTCGCGCCGATCGTCGGCGAGGCGTACGAGGTTCCCTTCGACTACCTGGTGATCGCGCTCGGCGCGGTCTCCCGCACCTTCCCGACGCCGGGCCTCGCCGAGGCCGGTATCGGTATGAAGGGTGTCGAGGAGGCCGTCGGCCTGCGCAACCACGTACTCGAGCAGCTCGACAAGGCCGAGTCGACGACGGACGAGGAGATCCGCCGCAAGGCGCTCACCTTCGTCTTCGTCGGCGGTGGCTTCGCGGGCGCCGAGACCATCGGTGAGGTCGAGGACCTGGCGCGCGACGCGGCCAAGTTCTACAAGAACGTGAAGCGCGAGGACATGCGCTTCGTGCTCGTCGACGCCGCCGACAAGGTGCTGCCCGAGGTGGGCCCGGAGCTCGGCGTCTACGGCCGCAAGCACCTGGAGTCCCGCGGGATCGAGGTCTACCTCTCCACCACGATGCCTTCCTGCGTCGACGGCCACGTCGTCCTCAGCAACGGCCTCGAGGTCGACTCCAACACGATCGTGTGGACCGCCGGCGTCAAGCCGAACCCGGCCCTCTCCCGCTTCGGTCTCCCGCTCGGCCCGCGTGGTCACGTGGACACGCAGGCCACCCTCCAGGTCGCCGGCAGCGACTACATCTGGGCCGCGGGCGACAACGCCCAGGTTCCGGACCTGGTCGGTCGCGCGAACGGCAACCCGAACGCCTGGTGCCCGCCGAACGCCCAGCACGCGATGCGCCAGGCCAAGGTCCTCGGCGACAACGTGGTGTCGGGCATGCGGGGCTTCCCGCAGGGCGACTACAAGCACGCCAACAAGGGTGCGGTGGCCGGTCTCGGCCTCCACAAGGGCGTCGCGATGATCGTCATGGGCAAGATGAAGATCAAGCTCAAGGGTCGTCTCGCCTGGTACATGCACCGTGGCTACCACGGGCTCGCCATGCCGACGTACAACCGCAAGATCCGTGTGATCGCCGAGTGGACGATCAACATGTTCCAGAAGCGCGACATCACCGCGCTCGGCGCCCTGGAGACTCCGCGCGAGGAGTTCTACGAGGCCGCCAAGCCGGCTCCGAAGCCCGCGGCCGAGGCGCCGAAGGCCGAGGAGAAGAAGGACGACAAGGTCGAAGAGAAGGCCAAGGCCTCCTGA
- a CDS encoding DUF501 domain-containing protein, protein METPPPQTEPTAPTDADIQAFKEQLGRPPRGLRAIAHRCPCGNPDVVETAPRLEDGTPFPTTYYLTCPRAASAIGTLEANGVMKEMTERLKTDPELARQYRAAHEDYIARRDAIEVLENFPSAGGMPDRVKCLHVLVGHSLAAGPGVNPLGDEAIAMLPEWWRKGACVTSESTD, encoded by the coding sequence ATGGAAACGCCCCCGCCGCAGACCGAGCCCACCGCGCCCACGGACGCCGACATCCAGGCGTTCAAGGAGCAGCTGGGGCGCCCGCCGCGCGGCCTGCGCGCCATCGCGCACCGCTGTCCCTGTGGCAACCCGGATGTGGTCGAGACGGCCCCGCGTCTGGAGGACGGTACGCCGTTCCCGACGACGTACTACCTCACGTGTCCGCGTGCAGCGTCGGCGATCGGGACGCTCGAGGCCAACGGTGTGATGAAGGAGATGACGGAGCGGCTCAAGACGGACCCTGAGCTGGCTCGTCAGTACCGTGCGGCGCACGAGGACTACATCGCTCGTCGTGACGCCATCGAGGTCCTGGAGAACTTCCCGAGTGCCGGTGGGATGCCGGATCGTGTGAAGTGTCTGCACGTCCTGGTCGGTCACTCGCTGGCCGCGGGGCCCGGTGTGAACCCGCTCGGCGACGAGGCGATCGCCATGCTCCCGGAGTGGTGGCGCAAGGGCGCCTGCGTCACGTCCGAGTCCACGGACTGA
- a CDS encoding FtsB family cell division protein, with amino-acid sequence MPGKVRDRDSRDRFSTATRLRVLGEQTAERVYRSQSKRQARRSRLTGRAALLALVLCTLVVALAYPIRQYVSQRGEIEDLQRQQQEAKERVDKLRDQKARWQDDAFAEQRIRERLHMVMPGETGYVVPNERTAAAERAEQGAEDRPWYSNVWDGVDKADQADN; translated from the coding sequence ATGCCCGGAAAGGTACGGGACAGGGACTCCAGAGATCGCTTCTCGACGGCCACCCGCCTGCGCGTCCTGGGTGAGCAGACCGCCGAGCGCGTCTACCGCTCGCAGAGCAAGCGGCAGGCCCGCCGCTCCCGGCTCACCGGCCGCGCGGCCCTGCTCGCCCTCGTCCTGTGCACCCTCGTGGTCGCGCTCGCGTACCCGATAAGGCAGTACGTGTCGCAGCGCGGCGAGATCGAGGACCTGCAGCGCCAGCAGCAGGAGGCCAAGGAGCGGGTCGACAAGCTGCGCGACCAGAAGGCCCGCTGGCAGGACGACGCGTTCGCCGAGCAGCGCATCCGCGAGCGCCTGCACATGGTGATGCCGGGCGAGACCGGCTACGTGGTGCCGAACGAGCGCACCGCCGCCGCCGAGCGCGCCGAGCAGGGCGCGGAGGACCGCCCCTGGTACTCCAACGTCTGGGACGGCGTCGACAAGGCCGACCAGGCGGACAATTGA